In one Bactrocera tryoni isolate S06 chromosome 5, CSIRO_BtryS06_freeze2, whole genome shotgun sequence genomic region, the following are encoded:
- the LOC120778410 gene encoding skin secretory protein xP2, which translates to MMPQFSVFAVMSIALFGTFASADVSSLGYNRFGRLTSRLQRQELSPAPYPAAGYRPRQPFEFPTPDKQQFFPNGGEGKRPHSLAPPQPRPQDQPQFQPEAQFEPQPQPQPQPEPLPPQPEVSGFDLEATPNLGSNGDHIDAPNTLYDAPSRFRVAQVGRQRFSFSRQQFSAAAPQQSRQQQNFRQNFEATAPQRLYGAPADNSVAYTRQRQQFAAAQQSFAQAPQGAYGPPAAAEEPQAERLTSAVKSERLTAEQPEQQREEREEEAEVATDIEVTEVKKTTTAAAAPTPATNVFYYPATAVGFVHPLTAAYYQPTTFLAAAAAAPAPAPTPAVATTATPASQESSAAAPAEANAKPARLSALAVQTAAPAVATLAAPQYFAAPPYLQQYAFAAPAQLQAW; encoded by the coding sequence ATGATGCCACAGTTTAGCGTATTCGCAGTTATGAGCATTGCACTATTCGGCACATTCGCCAGTGCTGACGTCTCATCGCTGGGATACAATCGCTTCGGACGCTTAACTTCACGCCTGCAGCGTCAAGAACTCAGTCCGGCACCTTACCCTGCCGCAGGTTATCGACCGCGCCAACCTTTCGAATTTCCCACACCCGACAAACAACAGTTCTTTCCAAACGGAGGCGAAGGCAAGAGGCCACATTCCTTAGCGCCACCACAACCACGTCCACAAGACCAACCACAGTTCCAACCTGAGGCGCAGTTTGAACCCCAACCTCAGCCGCAACCTCAACCAGAGCCACTACCGCCACAACCAGAGGTTAGTGGTTTCGATTTGGAAGCTACACCAAATTTAGGCTCCAACGGTGATCACATCGACGCACCGAATACATTATATGATGCACCCTCACGTTTCCGTGTGGCTCAAGTAGGTCGTCAGCGTTTCTCTTTCTCTCGTCAACAATTTTCCGCGGCAGCACCACAGCAATCACGTCAACAACAGAACTTCCGACAAAACTTTGAAGCCACAGCACCACAGCGTCTTTATGGCGCACCCGCTGATAACTCTGTAGCCTACACACGCCAGCGTCAGCAGTTTGCCGCTGCACAGCAGAGCTTCGCACAAGCACCTCAAGGCGCTTACGGACCACCAGCAGCTGCAGAGGAACCACAAGCCGAGCGTCTTACGAGCGCTGTGAAATCAGAACGCCTCACCGCCGAACAACCTGAGCAACAACGCGAGGAACGTGAAGAAGAAGCTGAGGTCGCTACAGATATTGAAGTAACCGAGGTTAAGAAGACCACAACAGCGGCTGCAGCTCCCACACCCGCCACTAATGTATTCTATTATCCAGCTACCGCAGTTGGTTTTGTACATCCTCTCACTGCCGCCTACTATCAGCCAACAACGTTTCTGGCGGCCGCTGCTGCAGCACCAGCGCCAGCCCCTACACCAGCTGTAGCGACCACAGCTACACCTGCTAGCCAAGAGAGTTCTGCTGCTGCGCCTGCCGAGGCTAACGCGAAACCCGCTCGGTTATCTGCATTGGCTGTACAAACTGCCGCTCCTGCCGTTGCAACTCTCGCCGCGCCACAATACTTTGCCGCTCCCCCTTACCTGCAGCAATATGCCTTTGCGGCTCCTGCTCAACTGCAGGCGTGGTAG